A genomic window from Sporosarcina sp. Marseille-Q4063 includes:
- a CDS encoding amidohydrolase, producing MKATVVFINGEVITSNRDNQIQEAVAINGNKIVAVGSGKELASFIDAETKVIDLEGKSLLPGFIDAHLHLTIYGTNLLGVSCVEPHIKSLEDIFKDIKMKVSNTKSGEWVRAWGFDENNVVEKRFPTKEELDLISTDHPIVIIRTCNHTSIANSKALELAGYTEQAESPKGGIVEKDYSGELTGKLVENAHMELFNVASYNDQELKKAMKLASNTFIEAGITSVHDAGGYGSGPDILRVMQQNVASGDVKIRIYAMIGSLTNSKSFIRTMIDAGIVTGLGDEKFKIGPAKIFTDGSSTGPTIATRTPYDSDPADTGILYYNQEEINGILGEAHEKGFQITAHAQGDRAIEMLLNCIEDALQKHPRVNHRHRIEHAGIAPPDLLKRMKELDVVIVPNPVFMYVNGDSYIKNYGSRVEMMYPARDYIDESIPAAFASDSPVTFCNPLLGIHASVNRKSRTGIDVGSNQRIEVLEAIKAYTLNGAYASFDENVKGSIEVGKLADIVVLSDSILNSDKDKIKNLQVEMTMIDGEILFEKVSSNII from the coding sequence ATTAAGGCGACAGTTGTATTCATAAATGGTGAAGTTATTACTTCGAATCGCGACAACCAAATTCAAGAAGCCGTGGCTATCAACGGAAATAAAATTGTTGCAGTTGGATCAGGTAAAGAGCTCGCATCATTTATTGATGCTGAAACAAAGGTTATTGACTTAGAAGGAAAATCCTTGCTACCGGGTTTTATAGACGCCCATTTGCATTTGACAATATACGGAACGAATCTACTCGGTGTTAGTTGTGTAGAGCCGCATATAAAATCACTTGAGGATATATTCAAAGATATAAAAATGAAAGTATCGAATACCAAGAGTGGTGAATGGGTAAGGGCTTGGGGGTTCGATGAAAATAATGTAGTCGAAAAGCGATTTCCAACAAAAGAAGAGCTTGACTTAATTTCCACGGATCATCCAATCGTAATTATCCGAACCTGTAATCATACATCGATTGCCAATAGTAAAGCATTGGAACTGGCAGGATATACGGAGCAGGCGGAAAGTCCAAAGGGCGGAATCGTTGAGAAAGACTATTCAGGTGAATTAACGGGAAAACTTGTTGAAAATGCTCATATGGAACTCTTCAATGTAGCTTCTTATAATGATCAAGAATTGAAGAAGGCGATGAAGCTAGCTTCAAACACCTTTATTGAAGCAGGTATTACAAGTGTTCATGACGCTGGTGGGTACGGTTCAGGTCCCGATATACTCCGAGTAATGCAACAAAATGTTGCATCAGGGGATGTTAAGATTCGAATTTATGCGATGATAGGTTCCTTAACAAATTCCAAGTCTTTTATTAGGACTATGATTGATGCAGGTATTGTCACAGGACTTGGTGACGAAAAGTTTAAAATTGGTCCTGCCAAAATTTTTACGGATGGGAGTAGTACAGGCCCAACAATTGCTACCCGCACACCATACGATAGCGACCCGGCGGATACTGGAATTCTATATTATAATCAGGAAGAAATTAATGGGATCTTAGGTGAGGCTCATGAAAAAGGATTTCAAATAACCGCGCATGCTCAAGGTGACCGTGCAATTGAAATGCTTCTTAATTGTATTGAAGATGCTTTGCAAAAGCATCCACGTGTCAATCACCGACATCGGATTGAGCATGCAGGTATTGCTCCTCCGGACTTACTAAAGAGAATGAAAGAATTAGATGTAGTAATCGTTCCAAATCCAGTATTCATGTATGTGAATGGTGATTCGTATATTAAAAATTACGGAAGCCGCGTCGAGATGATGTATCCGGCGAGAGACTATATTGATGAATCGATACCGGCGGCCTTTGCATCAGATTCTCCCGTGACCTTTTGCAATCCATTATTAGGGATACATGCTTCAGTTAATCGGAAAAGTAGAACCGGCATCGATGTTGGAAGTAATCAGCGAATTGAGGTTTTGGAAGCGATAAAAGCATATACGTTAAATGGGGCATATGCTAGTTTTGATGAAAATGTAAAAGGAAGCATAGAAGTAGGGAAATTAGCGGATATTGTCGTTTTGAGTGATAGTATCTTAAATAGTGACAAAGATAAAATTAAAAATCTACAAGTCGAAATGACAATGATAGATGGCGAGATTTTATTCGAGAAAGTTAGTTCTAACATTATTTAA
- a CDS encoding PucR family transcriptional regulator, giving the protein MNELKLTVRGVLARETFKCAKVIAGAKGLDRQVKWSHILETKEFESLINGGELILTTGVGLQLDLASQTKYIKRLIEKDVAGICIEIGSSFKEVPAEIIALADEFDFPIILFEEIVKFVDITQDLHTFIINQHHQMLSQLDTLSRKFISLSLTHNGILKILQELHELFQQNTFFISDNMKPYYYPSECKDIEVSIRDTIEMSSMTHTEQGIIKLGDRKFALMPVRGLGQTWGYLCLQIKQPMAKDFLFLLLDRAALAIAQILLRNRTIEERKQNMEDVLVRNLLSGREYEQEDIHSYLPTPSRNMHFRVFIIHLDFLETNLSEEDWEEIKLQRSMMIRSLFKRNGFFPAVSTRKNEIAVIASFIAADHLKNETDRFSQIITNITGMEENNFIEGSKCTFGVSAVYHDITDARTGYEEACKVLELHLFQVTKTNFYENLGIYRLLLFLKESNYLEKYVNEYLSPVLDYDRETDGNLFETLSVYLKCSGSKKETSDRLFIVRQTLYHRLERLETLLGKDFMEPSNRLAFEVAIKAYELLGKSSNYNNTL; this is encoded by the coding sequence GTGAATGAATTAAAACTAACTGTTAGGGGCGTCCTTGCCCGTGAAACATTCAAATGCGCAAAAGTGATTGCGGGTGCTAAAGGTTTGGATAGACAAGTTAAATGGTCTCACATACTTGAAACAAAAGAATTCGAGTCGCTTATAAACGGCGGAGAATTAATCCTAACGACTGGGGTTGGTTTACAACTCGACCTCGCTTCTCAGACAAAATATATAAAGAGACTAATAGAAAAAGATGTCGCAGGAATTTGTATAGAGATTGGATCAAGTTTCAAGGAGGTACCGGCAGAAATAATAGCATTAGCCGATGAGTTCGATTTTCCGATCATCTTGTTCGAGGAAATCGTGAAGTTTGTCGACATTACCCAAGACCTTCATACATTCATCATTAACCAACACCATCAAATGCTTTCTCAACTCGATACACTATCAAGAAAATTCATTTCATTATCGCTTACACATAACGGGATTTTGAAAATCCTTCAAGAATTACACGAACTCTTCCAACAAAACACCTTTTTCATAAGTGATAATATGAAACCTTATTATTATCCATCTGAATGTAAGGACATAGAAGTTTCCATTCGTGACACGATTGAAATGTCGTCAATGACTCATACAGAACAAGGAATCATTAAATTAGGTGATCGCAAATTTGCACTCATGCCTGTTCGCGGTTTGGGGCAGACTTGGGGGTATTTATGTTTGCAAATAAAACAGCCAATGGCTAAGGATTTTTTATTTTTACTGCTGGATCGTGCTGCCCTTGCAATCGCACAAATCTTATTGCGGAACCGTACAATTGAAGAACGTAAACAAAATATGGAGGATGTGCTCGTCCGCAATTTATTGAGCGGTCGTGAATATGAACAGGAGGACATACATTCCTACTTACCCACCCCAAGTCGCAATATGCATTTCAGAGTATTTATCATTCATTTAGATTTTCTGGAAACAAATCTTAGCGAAGAGGACTGGGAGGAAATAAAGCTTCAAAGGTCAATGATGATTCGCTCTCTTTTTAAAAGAAACGGCTTTTTTCCTGCGGTTTCAACGAGAAAAAACGAAATTGCGGTTATTGCTTCTTTTATCGCTGCCGATCATTTGAAAAATGAGACCGATAGATTCTCACAAATCATAACAAACATTACTGGCATGGAAGAAAACAACTTTATCGAGGGAAGTAAATGTACCTTTGGCGTGAGCGCAGTATACCATGATATTACTGACGCCCGGACAGGATACGAAGAAGCTTGTAAAGTGCTAGAATTACATCTATTTCAAGTCACTAAAACGAACTTTTACGAAAATCTAGGAATATATAGACTCCTACTATTTTTAAAGGAAAGTAACTATCTTGAAAAATACGTGAATGAATACTTGTCGCCCGTGCTTGATTACGACCGAGAGACAGACGGTAACCTCTTCGAAACTCTCAGCGTTTATCTTAAATGTAGCGGATCGAAAAAAGAAACCTCGGATCGCTTATTTATTGTAAGGCAAACACTGTACCATCGACTTGAAAGGTTAGAAACGCTATTGGGTAAAGACTTTATGGAACCTTCGAATCGGTTGGCTTTTGAAGTGGCAATAAAGGCGTATGAGCTATTGGGAAAAAGTTCGAATTATAATAATACCTTGTGA